One Kineococcus radiotolerans SRS30216 = ATCC BAA-149 DNA window includes the following coding sequences:
- a CDS encoding SMP-30/gluconolactonase/LRE family protein, with protein MTQTSPGSPTVLDPRGAALLPAGAVLERLGTGSTWAEGPLWLPRERALILSDIPGNRVLRWDEASGVGGGLTVHREGVEFTNGRTLDREGRVVTCSHGRRAVERTDADGTTTVLVDRYGDARLNSPNDVIVASDGAIWFTDPPYGISVEVEGHEGHREYGDNFVFRLDPATRELRVVVTDVEEPNGLAFSPDESLLYVADTSAAPTPGNGTHRLIRVYDVLTGVRGGRGPQAAPSGPVVKNGRVFAEVDRGLADGFRVDTAGNVWTSDGDAVAVYAPDGTRLLEVVVGEVVANLCFGGADGTDVFVAASTSAYRLRTSAVGAGLWWL; from the coding sequence GTGACGCAGACGTCCCCCGGCTCCCCCACCGTCCTCGACCCGCGCGGGGCCGCCCTGCTGCCCGCGGGCGCCGTCCTCGAGCGCCTCGGCACGGGCAGCACCTGGGCCGAGGGCCCGCTCTGGCTGCCGCGGGAGCGGGCGCTGATCCTCAGCGACATCCCCGGGAACCGGGTCCTGCGCTGGGACGAGGCGTCGGGGGTGGGGGGCGGCCTGACCGTCCACCGCGAGGGGGTCGAGTTCACCAACGGCCGCACCCTGGACCGGGAGGGCCGCGTCGTGACCTGCTCCCACGGCCGGCGCGCGGTCGAGCGCACCGACGCCGACGGCACCACCACCGTCCTCGTGGACCGCTACGGCGACGCCCGCCTCAACTCCCCCAACGACGTCATCGTCGCCTCCGACGGCGCGATCTGGTTCACCGACCCCCCGTACGGCATCAGCGTGGAGGTCGAGGGGCACGAGGGCCACCGCGAGTACGGCGACAACTTCGTCTTCCGCCTCGACCCGGCCACGCGGGAGCTGCGGGTGGTCGTCACCGACGTCGAGGAGCCCAACGGCCTCGCGTTCTCCCCCGACGAGTCGCTGCTCTACGTGGCCGACACCTCCGCCGCACCGACCCCCGGCAACGGGACCCACCGGCTCATCCGCGTCTACGACGTCCTCACCGGCGTCCGCGGCGGACGCGGCCCGCAGGCCGCGCCCAGCGGGCCGGTGGTCAAGAACGGCCGGGTGTTCGCCGAGGTCGACCGCGGCCTGGCCGACGGCTTCCGCGTCGACACCGCCGGCAACGTCTGGACGTCCGACGGGGACGCGGTGGCGGTGTACGCCCCCGACGGCACCCGCCTGCTCGAGGTCGTCGTGGGCGAGGTCGTGGCCAACCTCTGCTTCGGCGGCGCGGACGGCACCGACGTCTTCGTCGCGGCCTCCACCAGCGCCTACCGGCTGCGGACCAGCGCCGTCGGCGCGGGGCTGTGGTGGCTGTGA
- a CDS encoding DinB family protein: MAVSATVPPAPERREPPEVGDERATVEGFLEYHRVTFARKLEGLTPEQLRRRSVEPSSMSLLGLARHLAEVERGWWREGVAGEDAPARTYSPDNPDGDFDDVETADAAADLDWLAQEQAHARRVLAARSLDDTWEHPRRGTLSVRWVLTHLLEEYARHNGHADLLRERIDGATGE, encoded by the coding sequence GTGGCTGTGAGCGCCACCGTCCCGCCCGCCCCCGAGCGCCGCGAGCCCCCGGAGGTCGGTGACGAGCGCGCCACCGTCGAGGGCTTCCTGGAGTACCACCGGGTCACCTTCGCCCGGAAGCTGGAGGGCCTGACCCCCGAGCAGCTGCGCCGGCGCAGCGTGGAGCCGTCGTCGATGTCGCTGCTGGGCCTGGCCCGCCACCTCGCCGAGGTGGAACGCGGCTGGTGGCGCGAGGGGGTGGCCGGCGAGGACGCCCCCGCGCGGACGTACTCCCCCGACAACCCCGACGGCGACTTCGACGACGTGGAGACCGCCGACGCCGCCGCCGACCTCGACTGGCTGGCTCAGGAGCAGGCGCACGCCCGGCGCGTCCTCGCCGCGCGCTCCCTCGACGACACCTGGGAGCACCCCCGGCGCGGCACCCTCAGCGTCCGCTGGGTGCTGACCCACCTGCTGGAGGAGTACGCCCGCCACAACGGGCACGCCGACCTGCTGCGCGAGCGGATCGACGGCGCGACCGGGGAGTAG
- a CDS encoding DUF3046 domain-containing protein, protein MRVSEFWTLVTDEFGDAYGRSLATDQHLLALDDRTARQALDAGVEPKEIWLALCEAMDVPPERRLGRDRRPKRPR, encoded by the coding sequence ATGCGCGTCAGCGAGTTCTGGACCCTGGTGACCGACGAGTTCGGGGACGCCTACGGCCGCTCGCTGGCCACCGACCAGCACCTGCTCGCCCTCGACGACCGCACCGCGCGGCAGGCGCTGGACGCCGGGGTGGAGCCCAAGGAGATCTGGCTGGCGCTGTGCGAGGCCATGGACGTCCCCCCGGAGCGCCGCCTGGGCCGCGACCGGCGCCCGAAGCGGCCGCGGTAG
- a CDS encoding ATP-dependent helicase: MTLDASPDLDQQEVLGRFSEATRAWFTGAFAAPTPAQLGAWDAVSRGQHALVVAPTGSGKTLSAFLWALDGLAGEPVPEDKDHRCRVLYVSPLKALAVDVERNLRSPLTGIRQAAQRLGLPVPEVRVGVRSGDTSQEERRGFTRTPPDVLITTPESLFLLLTSKAREQLRGVRTVVLDEVHAMAGSKRGAHLALSLERLDALVQAAGGEPTQRVGLSATVRPVQTVAEWVSGGRPVTIVQPPSTKEFDLRVVVPVEDMSDLDASGRGAEDPDDLTGQASGGARRASIWPHVEERIVDLVAEHRSTLVFANSRRLSERLTARLNEVWDERLNPEEPDGAAPAPPAQLMGQAGTGTGAPAVLARAHHGSVSKEQRSLIEEDLKAGRLPAVVATSSLELGIDMGAVDLVVQVESPPSVASGLQRVGRAGHQVGAVSRGVLFPKFRGDLLQTAVVVERMRDGRIEELHVPANPLDVLAQQIVAMVAMDEWTVPDLLALAQRAAPFATLSRAVLDAVLDMLSGRYPSDEFAELRPRLVWDRVTETLTGRPGAQRLAVTSGGTIPDRGLFAVFLATGEGPGRRVGELDEEMVYESRVGDVITLGSSAWRVEDITHDRVLVTPAPGQPGRLPFWHGEALGRPAELGRALGEFVRELGGLDGGFAGEPARERVRAAGLDDWATGNLLAYLTEQQEATRHVPDDQTIVVERFRDELGDWRICIHSPFGGQVHSPWALALGARMRERFGVDVQAMPADDGIVLRLPDLDLPEGQSPDVADLVALEASEVAEIVTAEIGGSALFASRFRECAARALLLPRRQPGKRQPLWQQRQRAASLLEVASRFASFPIVLETVRECLSDVFDVTGLERLMTDLAARKVRVVEVESQQPSPFARGLMFGYVAQFLYEGDSPLAERRAAALALDPSLLAELLGRGEGAALRDLLDPEAVQRTEDELQRLVPERRCADAEDVADLLRVLGPLTTAEVVVRSGRGEPGSQGPAALPEGEVARWLVGLEEARRLIRVRIAGEEHWAVIEDAGRLRDGLGTPLPVGIPEAFTEPVADPLAGLFGRYARTRGPFTVLDVAARFGVGRAVAHDALRRLQSAGRLVEGELRPGGTGLEFCDADVLRILRRRSLAALRADVEPVPPRDLARFLPAWQGVSTGLRSRLRGVDGVLRAVEQLAGAVVPASAVEPLVLAARVEGYSPAMLDELTAAGEVVWSGHGSLPGDDGWVSLHPADLAPLTLPDPRDSEIDLDTELHRAVLDALAGGGAYFFRALSDAVGSTDDPGLTSVLWDLVWAGRLTNDTLAPLRNRLGGRGAHKPRAAAPRSRYARTARPARGLRGTRVELPSRSGPPSAAGRWSLLPEIEADATVRAHASAEVLLDRHGVLTRGAVASERVPGGFAAVYRVLAAFEDAGRARRGYFVEGLGASQFATTGAVDRLRDSARPVGGDSPSQRRESRRDAGPGAVVLAATDPANPYGAALPWPERPEVTAGASGHRPGRKAGALVVVVDGDLVLYVERGGRSVLSWTQDPETLQPAADALALSVRDGVLGKLTVEKADGSGVLQADSPLAQALESAGFHATPRGLRMRS; the protein is encoded by the coding sequence ATGACCCTGGACGCGTCCCCGGACCTCGACCAGCAGGAGGTCCTCGGGCGGTTCTCCGAGGCGACGCGGGCCTGGTTCACCGGCGCCTTCGCGGCTCCCACGCCGGCGCAGCTGGGCGCCTGGGACGCGGTCAGCCGCGGGCAGCACGCCCTCGTCGTCGCCCCGACGGGATCGGGCAAGACCCTCTCGGCCTTCCTGTGGGCGCTGGACGGCCTGGCCGGTGAGCCGGTGCCGGAGGACAAGGACCACCGCTGCCGCGTCCTGTACGTCTCCCCCCTCAAGGCGCTGGCCGTCGACGTCGAGCGCAACCTCCGGTCCCCGCTCACGGGCATCCGCCAGGCCGCGCAGCGCCTGGGTCTGCCGGTGCCGGAGGTCCGCGTCGGGGTGCGCTCGGGGGACACCTCCCAGGAGGAGCGCCGCGGGTTCACCCGCACCCCGCCCGACGTCCTCATCACCACGCCGGAGTCGCTGTTCCTGCTGCTGACCTCCAAGGCCCGCGAGCAGCTGCGCGGGGTCCGCACCGTCGTGCTCGACGAGGTCCACGCGATGGCCGGCTCCAAGCGCGGGGCCCACCTGGCGCTGTCGCTGGAGCGCCTCGACGCCCTGGTGCAGGCCGCGGGGGGCGAGCCCACCCAGCGGGTGGGGCTGTCCGCGACGGTCCGCCCGGTGCAGACGGTGGCCGAGTGGGTCTCCGGGGGGCGGCCGGTGACGATCGTGCAGCCGCCCTCGACCAAGGAGTTCGACCTGCGCGTCGTCGTCCCGGTGGAGGACATGAGCGACCTCGACGCCTCCGGCCGCGGCGCGGAGGACCCCGACGACCTGACGGGTCAGGCCTCGGGCGGCGCCCGCCGGGCCAGCATCTGGCCGCACGTCGAGGAACGCATCGTCGACCTCGTCGCCGAGCACCGCTCCACGCTGGTGTTCGCGAACTCCCGGCGGTTGTCCGAGCGGCTGACGGCGCGGCTGAACGAGGTCTGGGACGAGCGGCTGAACCCCGAGGAACCCGACGGGGCCGCCCCCGCGCCCCCCGCCCAGCTCATGGGGCAGGCCGGGACGGGGACGGGTGCCCCCGCCGTCCTGGCCCGGGCCCACCACGGCTCGGTGTCCAAGGAGCAGCGCTCCCTCATCGAGGAGGACCTCAAGGCCGGCCGGCTGCCCGCGGTCGTGGCGACCTCCAGCCTGGAGCTCGGCATCGACATGGGGGCGGTCGACCTCGTCGTCCAGGTCGAGTCCCCGCCCAGCGTCGCCAGCGGGCTGCAGCGCGTCGGTCGCGCCGGCCACCAGGTGGGCGCGGTCTCGCGCGGGGTGCTGTTCCCGAAGTTCCGCGGGGACCTGCTGCAGACCGCCGTCGTCGTCGAGCGCATGCGCGACGGCCGCATCGAGGAGCTGCACGTCCCCGCCAACCCCCTCGACGTGCTGGCCCAGCAGATCGTCGCGATGGTCGCCATGGACGAGTGGACGGTCCCCGACCTGCTCGCCCTGGCCCAGCGCGCCGCGCCGTTCGCCACGCTGTCGCGCGCGGTGCTGGACGCGGTGCTGGACATGCTCTCCGGCCGCTACCCCAGCGACGAGTTCGCCGAGCTGCGCCCGCGGCTGGTGTGGGACCGCGTCACCGAGACCCTCACCGGACGGCCCGGGGCGCAGCGCCTCGCGGTCACCAGCGGCGGGACGATCCCCGACCGCGGGTTGTTCGCGGTGTTCCTCGCCACCGGCGAGGGGCCGGGGCGCCGGGTCGGGGAGCTCGACGAGGAGATGGTCTACGAGTCCCGCGTCGGCGACGTCATCACCCTCGGTTCCTCGGCCTGGCGGGTCGAGGACATCACCCACGACCGCGTGCTGGTCACCCCCGCTCCCGGCCAGCCGGGGCGGCTGCCGTTCTGGCACGGCGAGGCCCTGGGACGCCCGGCGGAGCTCGGCCGGGCCCTGGGCGAGTTCGTCCGCGAGCTCGGCGGCCTCGACGGCGGGTTCGCCGGGGAACCCGCGCGCGAGCGCGTCCGGGCCGCGGGCCTGGACGACTGGGCCACCGGCAACCTCCTCGCCTACCTGACCGAGCAGCAGGAGGCGACCCGGCACGTCCCCGACGACCAGACGATCGTCGTCGAGCGCTTCCGCGACGAGCTGGGCGACTGGCGGATCTGCATCCACTCCCCCTTCGGCGGGCAGGTCCACTCCCCCTGGGCGCTGGCCCTGGGCGCGCGGATGCGCGAACGGTTCGGCGTCGACGTGCAGGCCATGCCCGCCGACGACGGGATCGTCCTGCGGCTGCCCGACCTGGACCTGCCCGAGGGCCAGTCCCCCGACGTCGCCGACCTGGTCGCGCTGGAGGCGAGCGAGGTCGCCGAGATCGTCACCGCCGAGATCGGCGGCTCCGCGCTGTTCGCCTCCCGGTTCCGCGAGTGCGCCGCCCGCGCCCTGCTGCTGCCGCGCCGCCAGCCCGGCAAGCGCCAGCCGCTGTGGCAGCAGCGCCAGCGCGCCGCGTCGCTGCTGGAGGTCGCGAGCCGGTTCGCGAGCTTCCCCATCGTCCTGGAGACGGTGCGCGAGTGCCTCTCCGACGTCTTCGACGTGACCGGGCTGGAGCGGTTGATGACCGACCTGGCCGCGCGCAAGGTGCGGGTCGTCGAGGTCGAGTCGCAGCAGCCCTCCCCCTTCGCGCGGGGGCTGATGTTCGGCTACGTGGCGCAGTTCCTCTACGAGGGCGACTCCCCGCTGGCCGAGCGGCGCGCCGCCGCGCTGGCCCTGGACCCCAGCCTGCTGGCCGAGCTGCTCGGCCGCGGCGAGGGGGCCGCGCTGCGCGACCTGCTGGACCCCGAGGCGGTGCAGCGCACGGAGGACGAGCTGCAGCGGCTGGTCCCCGAGCGCCGCTGCGCCGACGCCGAGGACGTCGCGGACCTGCTGCGCGTCCTGGGTCCGCTCACCACCGCCGAGGTGGTCGTCCGCAGCGGTCGCGGCGAACCGGGCTCGCAGGGGCCCGCCGCCCTGCCCGAGGGCGAGGTCGCCCGCTGGCTGGTGGGGCTGGAGGAGGCGCGCCGGCTGATCCGGGTGCGCATCGCCGGGGAGGAGCACTGGGCCGTCATCGAGGACGCCGGGCGGCTGCGCGACGGGCTCGGGACCCCGCTGCCGGTCGGGATCCCCGAGGCGTTCACCGAACCCGTCGCCGACCCGCTGGCGGGGCTGTTCGGCCGCTACGCCCGCACCCGCGGGCCGTTCACCGTGCTCGACGTCGCGGCCCGCTTCGGGGTCGGGCGGGCGGTGGCGCACGACGCGCTGCGCCGGTTGCAGTCCGCGGGCCGCCTCGTCGAGGGGGAGCTGCGCCCGGGGGGCACGGGGCTGGAGTTCTGCGACGCCGACGTGCTGCGCATCCTGCGCCGGCGCTCGCTGGCCGCGCTGCGCGCCGACGTCGAACCGGTGCCGCCGCGCGACCTCGCCCGGTTCCTGCCCGCCTGGCAGGGGGTGAGCACGGGGTTGCGCTCGCGGCTACGCGGCGTGGACGGGGTGCTGCGGGCGGTGGAGCAGCTCGCCGGGGCGGTCGTCCCCGCCAGCGCCGTGGAACCCCTGGTGCTGGCCGCCCGGGTGGAGGGCTACTCCCCCGCGATGCTGGACGAGCTGACCGCGGCCGGCGAGGTCGTCTGGTCCGGTCACGGCAGCCTGCCCGGCGACGACGGGTGGGTCTCCCTGCACCCGGCGGACCTCGCCCCGCTGACCCTGCCCGACCCGCGCGACTCCGAGATCGACCTCGACACCGAGCTGCACCGGGCGGTGCTGGACGCGCTGGCCGGTGGCGGTGCGTACTTCTTCCGGGCGCTGTCCGACGCGGTGGGGTCCACCGACGACCCGGGCCTGACCAGCGTGCTGTGGGACCTGGTGTGGGCGGGGCGGTTGACCAACGACACCCTCGCCCCGCTGCGCAACCGCCTAGGCGGGCGCGGGGCCCACAAGCCCCGGGCCGCGGCGCCGAGGTCGCGCTACGCCCGGACCGCCCGCCCGGCGCGCGGTCTGCGGGGGACGCGGGTCGAGCTGCCCTCGCGCAGCGGGCCGCCGTCGGCGGCCGGCCGGTGGTCGCTGCTGCCGGAGATCGAGGCGGACGCGACGGTGCGCGCCCACGCCAGCGCCGAGGTCCTCCTGGACCGGCACGGGGTCCTGACCCGCGGGGCCGTGGCCAGCGAACGCGTCCCGGGGGGCTTCGCCGCGGTGTACCGGGTGCTGGCGGCCTTCGAGGACGCCGGCCGGGCCCGGCGGGGGTATTTCGTGGAGGGGCTGGGCGCCTCCCAGTTCGCCACGACGGGGGCGGTGGACCGGCTGCGCGACTCCGCCCGCCCGGTGGGCGGTGACAGCCCCTCGCAGCGGCGGGAGTCCCGCCGCGACGCGGGGCCGGGGGCCGTCGTCCTCGCCGCGACGGACCCGGCGAACCCGTACGGGGCGGCGCTGCCGTGGCCGGAGCGACCGGAGGTCACCGCAGGCGCGAGCGGGCACCGGCCCGGTCGCAAGGCGGGGGCGCTGGTCGTGGTCGTCGACGGCGACCTCGTCCTCTACGTCGAGCGCGGCGGGCGGTCGGTGCTGTCGTGGACGCAGGACCCGGAGACGCTGCAGCCGGCCGCCGACGCGCTGGCCCTGTCGGTGCGCGACGGCGTCCTGGGGAAGCTGACGGTGGAGAAGGCCGACGGCAGCGGGGTCCTGCAGGCGGACTCCCCGCTGGCCCAGGCCCTGGAGTCCGCGGGCTTCCACGCCACCCCGCGCGGCCTGCGGATGCGCTCGTGA
- a CDS encoding DNA-formamidopyrimidine glycosylase family protein, with amino-acid sequence MPEGDTVWRTARRLHRALAGRELLVSDLRWPSLATVDLSGREVLEVVSAGKHVLTRVAAGGDDPPLTLHSHLRMEGSWFVERTGDPHGRRSASGIRAVLTTAEWTAVGHKLGMLDLVSTDREAELVGHLGPDLLSPGWDPEEARRRLLADPARELGAALLDQRVLAGVGTLYMAEACFLVRLTPWSPVSDLEDPEGFLALLHRLLHVNKDRPAQVTTGDLRHGRQHFAHARSGLPCLRCAGTVRVAPIGVPPQDRTAFYCPGCQVGPTPTDDGRPQRPLGSSGRAAPTRGYRARR; translated from the coding sequence GTGCCCGAGGGTGACACCGTCTGGCGCACGGCGCGGCGGCTGCACCGGGCGCTGGCCGGGCGGGAGCTGCTGGTCAGCGACCTGCGCTGGCCGAGCCTGGCGACGGTGGACCTCTCCGGCCGGGAGGTCCTGGAGGTCGTCAGCGCCGGCAAGCACGTCCTGACCAGGGTCGCCGCGGGCGGGGACGACCCGCCCCTGACCCTGCACAGCCACCTGCGGATGGAGGGGTCCTGGTTCGTCGAGCGGACCGGTGACCCGCACGGGCGGCGGTCGGCGTCGGGGATCCGGGCCGTGCTGACGACCGCGGAGTGGACGGCGGTGGGGCACAAGCTGGGGATGCTGGACCTGGTGAGCACCGACCGCGAGGCCGAGCTCGTCGGTCACCTCGGGCCGGACCTGCTGAGCCCGGGGTGGGACCCGGAGGAGGCCCGGCGCCGGCTGCTGGCGGACCCCGCGCGCGAGCTGGGGGCGGCGCTGCTGGACCAGCGGGTGCTGGCGGGGGTCGGCACCCTCTACATGGCCGAGGCGTGCTTCCTGGTGCGGCTGACGCCGTGGTCGCCGGTGTCGGACCTCGAGGACCCCGAGGGCTTCCTCGCCCTCCTGCACCGGCTGCTGCACGTCAACAAGGACCGTCCCGCGCAGGTGACGACCGGCGACCTGCGCCACGGGCGGCAGCACTTCGCCCACGCCCGCTCCGGGTTGCCGTGCCTGCGCTGCGCCGGGACGGTGCGGGTGGCCCCGATCGGGGTGCCCCCGCAGGACCGGACGGCCTTCTACTGCCCCGGCTGCCAGGTCGGCCCGACCCCCACCGACGACGGCCGGCCGCAGCGACCGCTGGGCAGCTCGGGGCGCGCCGCCCCCACCCGCGGCTACCGCGCCCGGCGCTGA
- a CDS encoding CinA family protein: MSGPAEVVAALAAAGTSVATAESLTGGLLCAALVDVPGASAVVRGGVVAYATELKADLLDVQREALARTGPVDGLVAEQMARGARARLRADVGVSTTGVAGPGPADGFPAGTAFVGVAADWIEGGARHVRLRVEGDRPVVRAGVVTAALAEVLAALAEHPGGTGS, translated from the coding sequence GTGAGCGGCCCCGCCGAGGTCGTCGCGGCCCTCGCCGCCGCCGGGACGAGCGTCGCCACCGCCGAGTCGCTGACCGGCGGGCTGCTCTGCGCGGCCCTCGTCGACGTCCCCGGGGCCTCGGCCGTCGTGCGCGGCGGTGTCGTGGCCTACGCGACGGAGCTCAAGGCCGACCTGCTCGACGTCCAGCGCGAGGCCCTGGCCCGCACCGGGCCGGTCGACGGTCTCGTCGCCGAGCAGATGGCCCGGGGGGCGCGGGCCCGGCTCCGCGCCGACGTGGGCGTCTCCACGACGGGGGTGGCCGGGCCCGGGCCCGCCGACGGCTTCCCCGCCGGGACGGCCTTCGTGGGGGTGGCCGCGGACTGGATCGAGGGCGGCGCCCGCCACGTCCGGCTCCGGGTCGAGGGCGACCGCCCGGTCGTGCGGGCCGGGGTCGTGACCGCGGCGCTGGCCGAGGTCCTCGCCGCCCTCGCGGAACACCCGGGGGGTACGGGGAGTTGA
- the pgsA gene encoding CDP-diacylglycerol--glycerol-3-phosphate 3-phosphatidyltransferase, with the protein MSRTSAEGQVGTTQGWHKLHLPNALTVLRIVFVPVFVWFLAMDGGTNWRWRAAAAAVFVAASITDRYDGHLARRWQVVSDFGKIADPIADKALIGAGLVVLSLQGRLWWWMTVVILVRELLVTLLRFMVIRRGVIPAAKGGKIKTVVQTVAVGLFVVPLPAALDPLCLAVMGVAVVLTLWSAWAYVVAGAKLLRP; encoded by the coding sequence ATGAGCAGGACGAGCGCCGAGGGGCAGGTCGGGACGACGCAGGGGTGGCACAAGCTGCACCTGCCGAACGCGCTGACCGTCCTGCGGATCGTCTTCGTCCCCGTCTTCGTGTGGTTCCTCGCGATGGACGGCGGCACGAACTGGCGGTGGCGCGCCGCGGCCGCGGCCGTCTTCGTCGCCGCCAGCATCACCGACCGCTACGACGGGCACCTGGCGCGCCGCTGGCAGGTCGTCAGCGACTTCGGCAAGATCGCCGACCCGATCGCGGACAAGGCCCTCATCGGGGCTGGTCTCGTCGTGCTCTCGCTGCAGGGCCGGCTGTGGTGGTGGATGACGGTCGTCATCCTGGTCCGCGAGCTGCTGGTGACCCTGCTGCGGTTCATGGTCATCCGCCGCGGCGTCATCCCCGCCGCCAAGGGCGGAAAGATCAAGACGGTGGTGCAGACCGTCGCCGTCGGGCTCTTCGTCGTCCCGCTGCCGGCCGCCCTGGACCCGCTGTGCCTGGCCGTCATGGGCGTCGCCGTGGTCCTGACCCTCTGGAGCGCCTGGGCCTACGTCGTCGCCGGCGCGAAGCTGCTGCGGCCGTGA
- the rimO gene encoding 30S ribosomal protein S12 methylthiotransferase RimO, whose protein sequence is MPPTSGTSRSVALVTLGCARNDVDSEELAGRLADAGWTLVDDADGADVAVVNTCGFVEQAKKDSIDTVLAAADLKEAGRTKAVVAVGCMAERYGKDLAESLPEADAILGFDSYGDLSSHLEAILHGEKPQSHVPRDRRTLLPLAPAERQAARPVIAEPDLPEGLAPASGPRVVRRRLGSGPWAPVKIAAGCDRRCTFCAIPAFRGSFVSRPAEEVLAETRWLAEQGVKEVFLVSENTTSYGKDLGDLRALEALLPHVAAVEGIERVRVSYLQPAEVRPGLLDALTSTPGVVPYFDLSFQHSSPAVLRRMRRFGGTEPFLALLEQVRERHPQAGIRSNVIVGFPGETEADVDELCSFLERARLDVVGVFGYSDEDGTEAETLDGKLPDEVVAARVDRVTRLVEELVTQRAEERLGEVVEVLVESVVDEDGDPHVVGRAAHQGPDVDGETELDLPAGFVVHVGDLVTARVTGVAGADLLAEPLVRATV, encoded by the coding sequence GTGCCCCCCACCTCCGGAACGTCGCGTTCCGTCGCGCTCGTCACCCTCGGCTGCGCCCGCAACGACGTCGACTCCGAGGAGCTGGCCGGCCGCCTGGCCGACGCCGGCTGGACGCTGGTCGACGACGCCGACGGCGCCGACGTCGCGGTCGTCAACACCTGCGGCTTCGTCGAGCAGGCCAAGAAGGACTCCATCGACACCGTCCTGGCCGCCGCCGACCTCAAGGAGGCCGGGCGCACGAAGGCCGTGGTCGCCGTCGGCTGCATGGCCGAGCGCTACGGCAAGGACCTCGCCGAGTCGCTGCCCGAGGCCGACGCCATCCTCGGGTTCGACTCCTACGGCGACCTGTCCAGCCACCTCGAGGCGATCCTGCACGGCGAGAAGCCGCAGTCGCACGTCCCGCGCGACCGCCGCACCCTGCTGCCGCTGGCCCCCGCCGAGCGCCAGGCCGCGCGCCCGGTGATCGCCGAACCCGACCTGCCGGAGGGGCTCGCCCCGGCCAGCGGGCCCCGGGTGGTGCGCCGCCGCCTCGGCTCCGGCCCGTGGGCCCCGGTGAAGATCGCCGCCGGCTGCGACCGGCGCTGCACCTTCTGCGCCATCCCCGCCTTCCGCGGCTCCTTCGTCTCCCGCCCCGCCGAGGAGGTGCTGGCCGAGACCCGGTGGCTGGCCGAGCAGGGCGTCAAGGAGGTGTTCCTCGTCAGCGAGAACACCACCTCCTACGGCAAGGACCTCGGCGACCTGCGCGCCCTGGAGGCGCTGCTCCCGCACGTCGCCGCCGTCGAGGGCATCGAGCGCGTGCGGGTCTCCTACCTGCAGCCGGCCGAGGTCCGTCCCGGTCTGCTCGACGCCCTGACGTCGACCCCGGGGGTCGTGCCCTACTTCGACCTCTCCTTCCAGCACTCCAGCCCCGCCGTGCTGCGCCGCATGCGCCGCTTCGGCGGCACCGAGCCGTTCCTGGCCCTGCTCGAGCAGGTCCGCGAGCGCCACCCGCAGGCCGGCATCCGCTCCAACGTCATCGTCGGCTTCCCCGGCGAGACCGAGGCCGACGTCGACGAGCTGTGCTCCTTCCTCGAACGCGCCCGCCTCGACGTCGTGGGGGTCTTCGGCTACTCCGACGAGGACGGCACCGAGGCCGAGACGCTGGACGGGAAGCTGCCCGACGAGGTCGTCGCCGCCCGCGTGGACCGGGTGACCCGCCTGGTCGAGGAACTCGTCACCCAGCGCGCCGAGGAACGTCTCGGCGAGGTCGTCGAGGTGCTCGTGGAGAGCGTCGTGGACGAGGACGGCGACCCCCACGTCGTGGGCCGCGCCGCCCACCAGGGGCCCGACGTCGACGGCGAGACCGAGCTGGACCTGCCCGCGGGGTTCGTCGTGCACGTCGGCGACCTCGTCACCGCGCGCGTCACCGGGGTCGCGGGGGCGGACCTGCTGGCGGAACCGCTGGTGAGGGCTACGGTCTGA
- a CDS encoding NYN domain-containing protein gives MDSPRPHEPARRDLDLLVWDAPNIDMTLSSILGSRPASSDRPRFDAIARWFLSEAADHEVEGCVFTNVHPTSAVSLRGWIEALRSFGYAVFARPKVHPEDDVDDAMLQHIASRRASHRLRRVVVASGDGRNFLAPLEELHRAGVRVVVLSFAEVAGYAQESPLIEFVDLEDVPGAFQVSLGRTRLTALPPDGGWFRPTRPMRALLEDSGPLEHPHPVPAVEAPAPAPAGEDRPRAQPPEVGEVGRVPAPQGQQARTG, from the coding sequence ATGGACTCGCCCCGCCCCCACGAGCCGGCCCGGCGGGACCTCGACCTCCTGGTCTGGGACGCGCCCAACATCGACATGACGCTGTCCTCGATCCTGGGGTCGCGGCCGGCGTCCTCGGACCGGCCCCGGTTCGACGCGATCGCGCGGTGGTTCCTCTCCGAGGCCGCCGACCACGAGGTCGAGGGCTGCGTGTTCACCAACGTGCACCCCACCAGCGCGGTCTCGCTGCGCGGCTGGATCGAGGCGCTGCGCAGCTTCGGGTACGCCGTCTTCGCCCGGCCCAAGGTGCACCCCGAGGACGACGTCGACGACGCGATGCTGCAGCACATCGCCTCCCGCCGCGCCTCCCACCGGCTGCGGCGGGTCGTCGTCGCCAGCGGCGACGGCCGCAACTTCCTCGCCCCCCTGGAGGAGCTGCACCGGGCCGGGGTCCGCGTCGTCGTGCTGTCCTTCGCCGAGGTCGCGGGCTACGCCCAGGAGTCCCCGCTCATCGAGTTCGTCGACCTCGAGGACGTGCCCGGCGCGTTCCAGGTCTCCCTCGGGCGCACCCGGCTCACCGCCCTGCCCCCCGACGGCGGCTGGTTCCGCCCCACCCGCCCCATGCGGGCGCTGCTGGAGGACTCCGGCCCGCTGGAGCACCCCCACCCCGTCCCCGCCGTCGAGGCCCCGGCCCCCGCCCCCGCCGGCGAGGACCGACCGCGCGCCCAGCCCCCCGAGGTGGGGGAGGTGGGGCGCGTCCCCGCCCCGCAGGGCCAGCAGGCCCGCACCGGCTGA